Genomic segment of Desulfarculaceae bacterium:
CAAAGCGGGTCGGCTAAGCTGAAGCACTGGCCAGCCACCGTTGCTCCCGGTGGAAGGCCGGGGGATGCCACGCCTGGAGCTGCCGGGCGGCGTGCCGCCGCAGCCGGAAAATTGTATTTGCCGCATGAAAAAGGCCGGCCCCGCATGGGGACCGGCCGGTTCGGCTTGCTATTGAGCGGCTTGCCTAGCCCTTGTTGAGCTCCTTGTCGGCCTTGAGCACCTTGGCGGCCATGTCCTTGCGCCGCGCGGCCAGGCGCTGGGCCACGGCCGGGTCGCTCAGGGCCAATATCTGCGCGGCCAAAACGCCCGCGTTGAAGGCCCCGCCCTTGCCGATGGCCACCGTGGCCACGGGCACGCCCGGAGGCATCTGCACCGAGGCCAACAGGGCGTCCATGCCGCTCAGGGGGCTGGAATCGATGGGCACCGCGATCACCGGCAGGTCGGTCTGGGCCGCCAGGGCCCCGGCCAGGTGGGCCGCCCAGCCCGCCCCGGCGATGAGCACCTTGATGCCCCGCCCCGCCGCGCTCTGGGCCCAGGCCGCGGTCTCGGCCGGGGTGCGGTGGGCGCTCATCACCCGCATCTCGTGGGGGATGCCCAGGGAAGCCAGGGCCTCTCCCGCCGCGGCCATCACCGTCTGGTCGTTGGGCGAGCCCATGACCACGCCCACTAGGGGGCCGTCCTTGGGGCCGCCCTCGCGGGCCAGGGCCCGGTGGCCGATATCGCGCCGCATGTACACGCCCTCCCAGGAGATGAGGTCCGCCGCCTCGTAGGCGTGCTCGATGGCCTCGGCCACGGTGTCGCCCAGGGCGGTTACGCCCAATACGCGCCCCCCGGAGGTGACCAGGGTGCCCTGGTCCAGTTTGGTGCCCGCGTGGAAAACCGTGACCCCGCCGCAGAGCGCGGCGTTCTCCAGGCCGCTGATGGGCTTGCCCGTGGCGTACTTGCCGGGGTAGCCGCCCGAGGCCAGCACCACGCACACGCTGGGGCGCGAGGACCATTTGACCTCGGCCTCGCTCAGCTTGCCCTGGGCCAGCTTGAGTAGTATGTCGGCCAGGTCGGATTCCAGGCGCACCAGCAGGGGCTGGGCCTCGGGGTCGCCGAAGCGCACGTTGAACTCCAAGACGCCCAGCTCGCCGTCCTCGTCGACCATGAGCCCGGCGTAGAGGATGCCCTTGAAGGGATGGCCTTCGGAGGCCATGCCCGAGATCATGGGCTTGATCACCTGCTCCATGGCCTTGAGCTCGATCTCGGGGGTGACCACCGGAGCCGGGGAGTAGGCGCCCATGCCGCCGGTGTTGGGGCCGGTGTCGCCCTCGCCCACCGCCTTGTGGTCCTGGCTGGAGGGCATGGGCACGATGGTCTCGCCGTCGCTGAAGACCAGGAAGGAGGCCTCCTCGCCGGTGAGGAACTCCTCCACCACGCACTTGTCGCCGGCCGCGCCGAAGTCCTTGGCCACCATCACCGAGTGCACCGCCTCCTCGGCCTCGGCCACGTTCTTGCAGAGCAACACGCCCTTGCCCGCGGCCAGGCCGTCGGCCTTGACCACCAGGGGCCGGTTGGCCTGGCGCACATAGGCCTTGGCCTCGTCCGGGTCGGTGAAGACCTTGTACCCGGCGGTGGGCACCCCGAAGCGGGTCATGGCGTCCTTGGCGAAGGACTTGGAGCCCTCCAGCTGGGCGGCGTAGGCGCTGGGCCCGGCCACGGTGAGGCCCGCGGCCTCGAACTCGTCGGCCAGGCCGTCCACCAGGGGGGCCTCGGGGCCTACCACGGTCAGGCCGATGCCCTTGTCCAGGGCGAACTGCTTGAGCCCGGCGATGTCGTCGGACTTAAGATCCACGCAATCCGCCTCGCCGGCCATGCCCGGGTTGCCCGGCGCGCAGTAGAGCTCGTCCACCGTGGGGCTCTGGGCCAGCTTCCACACCAGGGCGTGTTCGCGCCCCCCGCTGCCGATGACCAGTACCTTCATTTGTCCCTTGTCCTCGTCTCGTCTGTGGGGCCGCCTCGCGGCGGCCCCGGTTTGGTTTCCTATTTGACCGGCGGGTAGCGCAGGAGCACCTGGGTGTGCCACTGGTAAGGCTTGGCCGTTTCCATGTCCAGGTTCACGTAGGAGCCGCCGATGCTGATGCCGCCGGGCAGCTTGGCCCCCACCTGCCAGCCGCCGCCCGAGAGCCAGAAGTAGAGCCCCCGGCCCGAGTCGAAGTATACCTGGGCGCCGGGATAGTAGCGGTACTGGTGCTTGGCCCGCTGTCCGTGGGCCGGGGCCCAGGGCGGGGGGCCGCCGCCGGGGGAGCCGGCTCCCATCTTCTTGGCCTGGCCCGGCGGGATGCCTCCCGGCGGCTTGGCCAAGGCGGTTAGGCCAAAGGCCAGGGAAAGGGCCAGGAGAAGGGCAGCGAGTGAAAACAGCTTTTTCATTCTCGTCTCCTTGGCGGACCCGGGGTTGATAATGATGCCTAGACCTGCTTCTCCAGATAGTCGGCGATGGCCCCGTCGTAACGGTTGGTCAGGCGGAAGGCCTTGGCGGCTAGCTGCTTGCGGGTGGCCAGGGTGGTGCAGCCGTCGTTGGCCTGCATCTCGGCCAGCACCAGGCTGTAGTCGGCCGGGCTGGTGACCACGGTCACGTCGGCGCAGTTCTTGGCCGAGGCCCGGATCAGGCAGGGGCCGCCGATGTCGATGTTCTCGATGGCGTCTTCGAAGGTGCAGCCCTCTTTGGCCACGGTGGCCTCGAAGGCGTAGAGATTCACACACACCAGGTCGATGGTGGCGATGTGCTGCTCGGCCAGCTGGGCCCGGTGGTTGGGGTCGTCGCGGCGGGCCAGGATGCCGCCGTGCACCCTGGGGTGCAGGGTTTTCACCCGGCCGTCGAGCATCTCGGGAAAGCCGGTGATCTCACTGATGCCGGTTACCTTCACCCCGCCGTCGGCGATGGCCTTAGCCGTGCCCCCGGTGGAGATGACGGTAACGCCCATATCGGAAAGGGCCTTGGCGAACTCCACCACCCCTCCCTTGTCGGTCACGCTGATGAGCGCGCGCATGATCTTGCGGTCCATTAAATCGCCTCCGCCTTTAATATAGTATGCCCCTTTTCTAGCAGAGCGGTGGCGGCCGGGCAAGACCGGGCTCGCGCATCGGGCCCGGGGCGCTATAATGGGGCCAAACCCTTGTCGCGCGGGAGGCCCGTCATTCCCCTGGAACACCTCAGCCTGGCCTTTGGCCTGACCATCTTGGCCGGACTGGCCACCGGCCTGGGCAGCGCCTCGGTGCTTTTGGCCAAGCGCACCGACACCCGCCTTTTGGCCCTGGCCCTGG
This window contains:
- a CDS encoding IMP cyclohydrolase; this translates as MDRKIMRALISVTDKGGVVEFAKALSDMGVTVISTGGTAKAIADGGVKVTGISEITGFPEMLDGRVKTLHPRVHGGILARRDDPNHRAQLAEQHIATIDLVCVNLYAFEATVAKEGCTFEDAIENIDIGGPCLIRASAKNCADVTVVTSPADYSLVLAEMQANDGCTTLATRKQLAAKAFRLTNRYDGAIADYLEKQV
- the purD gene encoding phosphoribosylamine--glycine ligase, whose protein sequence is MKVLVIGSGGREHALVWKLAQSPTVDELYCAPGNPGMAGEADCVDLKSDDIAGLKQFALDKGIGLTVVGPEAPLVDGLADEFEAAGLTVAGPSAYAAQLEGSKSFAKDAMTRFGVPTAGYKVFTDPDEAKAYVRQANRPLVVKADGLAAGKGVLLCKNVAEAEEAVHSVMVAKDFGAAGDKCVVEEFLTGEEASFLVFSDGETIVPMPSSQDHKAVGEGDTGPNTGGMGAYSPAPVVTPEIELKAMEQVIKPMISGMASEGHPFKGILYAGLMVDEDGELGVLEFNVRFGDPEAQPLLVRLESDLADILLKLAQGKLSEAEVKWSSRPSVCVVLASGGYPGKYATGKPISGLENAALCGGVTVFHAGTKLDQGTLVTSGGRVLGVTALGDTVAEAIEHAYEAADLISWEGVYMRRDIGHRALAREGGPKDGPLVGVVMGSPNDQTVMAAAGEALASLGIPHEMRVMSAHRTPAETAAWAQSAAGRGIKVLIAGAGWAAHLAGALAAQTDLPVIAVPIDSSPLSGMDALLASVQMPPGVPVATVAIGKGGAFNAGVLAAQILALSDPAVAQRLAARRKDMAAKVLKADKELNKG